In one window of Drosophila mauritiana strain mau12 chromosome X, ASM438214v1, whole genome shotgun sequence DNA:
- the LOC117148306 gene encoding uncharacterized protein LOC117148306, with translation MPFPIHPPKQMPCPHWQHFPISPVDSKPNPFDSVGGAAAAATQVNIGVNKPPEPVSYRYCLQCKNSGKEPTNPADRE, from the coding sequence ATGCCGTTCCCCATCCATCCGCCCAAGCAGATGCCCTGCCCCCACTGGCAGCACTTTCCCATCAGTCCCGTGGACAGTAAGCCGAATCCCTTCGATTCCGTGGGCggagcggcggcagcggccaCCCAGGTCAACATAGGGGTCAACAAGCCACCGGAGCCGGTATCCTATCGCTATTGTTTGCAGTGCAAGAACTCCGGCAAGGAGCCAACAAACCCCGCCGACAGAGAGTAG